A stretch of the Nicotiana tabacum cultivar K326 chromosome 6, ASM71507v2, whole genome shotgun sequence genome encodes the following:
- the LOC107822547 gene encoding uncharacterized protein LOC107822547 encodes MRLNPCTTKSDALYEFHQERGHKIEDCIALRQEVINMLRQGHLKELLSDRGRTTFARGREQHQGPPKLPLPTRTIHMIISNGDDASINSVKFTTAHKLKRSITHERYDELKESIIFDKSDTDDLALPHYDALVITLQILDTDVRRIMVDDESGACIIHPRVLAQMKLKNKIVPHCITLMGFNNAVERTFGKITLPILADGVTLEIVFYIMDRVISYKP; translated from the coding sequence atgaggttAAACCCGTGTACCACAAAATCAGATGCCCTTTACGAGTTCCACCAAGAACGAGGACACAAAATCGAGGATTGCATCGCCCTAAGACAGGAGGTTATAAACATGCTACGACAAGGACACCTCAAAGAGCTGCTGAGCGATCGGGGAAGGACTACCTTTGCTAGAGGACGTGAACAACATCAGGGACCGCCGAAACTGCCCTTACCAACCCgcaccatccacatgatcatcagcAATGGCGACGATGCTTCCATTAACAGTGTGAAGTTCACCACAGCCCACAAGCTCAAACGATCAATAACCCACGAACGTTATGATGAACtcaaagaaagtatcatcttcgataagtcagacaCTGACGATTTGGCTTTACCTCATTATGATGCCCTTGTTATCACTTTACAAATTTTAGATACCGATGTGAGACGCATTATGGTAGACGATGAGAGCGGCGCGTGCATTATACACcctcgagtacttgcacaaatgaaactcaAAAATAAGATAGTGCCACATTGTATCACATTAAtgggttttaacaatgcagttgagcgaaCATTTGGCAAAATCACACTCCCTATCCTGGCCGACGGCGTCACTCTGGAAATCGTGTTCTATATCATGGACCGAGTCATTTCATACAAGCCGTaa